The Pectinophora gossypiella chromosome 15, ilPecGoss1.1, whole genome shotgun sequence genome segment TACGTACATTTTGattgaaattttaatttaccaatattattttgtaatttctaatttaaaatacGTAGTTACCATTAGTATTAAGTTCAATAAGTGTAACAAACCATGGCAGAAGCTGATAAGATGTGTGAAAGCGACAAAAGTGGAAATTACGTATTGCAACGTGGTTATCTAAAAGCCACGATTACACGTTTATATAAAGACGTGCAGGATGGAAACTTAGGTGAGTGGACAACTGCAATGTTACATTTAAAAAGGGAGCGTTGTATAAAGGCCTTCGAAAAGTACGAAGAATATAATACCAgaattttgtgtgaaaaaggtACCGACGAGGAGAATGTAGGGGAGTGTGAGACAAAGTATTTCactattatttcttgtttaGAAAGCGAGCTAAGTAGACGGTCTACCACGAATCACGTGTCACACCCTCCTACACCAACTCAGAGGCATGCGAAGCTGCCAGTTATTGAAATTATGCCCTTTCACGGTAAATATTCCGAGTACACGACATTTCGCGAAATGTTTAGGTCTCTGATTGAAAATGATCCCACGTTAGGTGATGTAGAAAAACTACATTATTTACGCTCATTTCTAAAAGGTGAATCATTCGATATTGTTAAAAATCTACCCTTGATAGGCGCTAGCTTCATAGAAGCTGTCAAATTGCTCGACGAGCGATATAATAACAAGTATAAGATTGTAAATGAACACATCTCCCATTTACTTGATTTATCAATCATCACGAAGCCATCACCTGCGAACATTAGGCAGTTTGTATCGTCAATAAAACAAACGTTAGCTGCTCTAAAAAATCTAGGTGCGAAAGTAGATGAGTGGAACCCGATTTTAATGTGCATTTTCACACGCAAAATAGATACCCAGTCGTCTCATGCCTATCAACTGGAACGGGACGCGAAGGAGGACCCAACGGTGACTCAATTTCTGG includes the following:
- the LOC126373073 gene encoding uncharacterized protein LOC126373073 isoform X2 encodes the protein MPFHGKYSEYTTFREMFRSLIENDPTLGDVEKLHYLRSFLKGESFDIVKNLPLIGASFIEAVKLLDERYNNKYKIVNEHISHLLDLSIITKPSPANIRQFVSSIKQTLAALKNLGAKVDEWNPILMCIFTRKIDTQSSHAYQLERDAKEDPTVTQFLGFLEKRALAMENAGSPSTTTKAINAVTREKRGCIYCAASGGGEQRDAELCCLRSLRGPAAAHAVSASPAAVV